The following is a genomic window from Brachionichthys hirsutus isolate HB-005 chromosome 10, CSIRO-AGI_Bhir_v1, whole genome shotgun sequence.
TACAGGTATGTCCTCACTGGAATTGCAGatttatcttcattttcacTCTCCATTGTTAAATTCTCTTCCTTTCCCGCTGCCTTCATCTGAGACGCTGTAGATGGAGCCTCGCTGTGTTCAGATGTTGCCGAGTCGAGTCTTTTCATCTGAGACTTTGTTGATGGTGCCCATGATCTTTCTGACTCCCTCCTCCAGCCTTGATCGGACCCGTCCTCCAATGGTGGCCTTGTGTAAAGCTGAGACTTCGTTGAGGCCCCCTCATTGCTTTGAGGCTGGGGCGACACTGCTCCGAGAGCCGGTCtcattgctgctgttgctcTAGCGTGATGAGAGACCAACTGGCTTGTCCCACTGGAGGAGCGGACCGCCACGTAGCGAATAGAGGGTCCCTTTTCCACATTCTGGCCTTTGAGGGGACACGCAGAGCTGATAAACAAACCCCCTCCCAGTATTAGCAGAATGGACGCTCCCCAGCCGATATAGAGACAGGCTCCAATCTCCCGCCGCTGAGCATCAATAGAGGCGCTGTAGAACTTCCTCACAACGGCCCCAGCTGCCCACGACGTGGGAATCAGGCACAACAGACCGGTGGCGATCAACACCGCCCCTGCTGCGATAGCAACCTTGCCCTTGCTGTCGCCCTCTTCGTCCAAAAAGCGAGTGCATTTCCCCCCGACAAAGGCCAGGATGAGGCCCACGCCACCTACAGCGATGGCAAGGACAGTCAGAGCTCTGGCAGCCTGCAGGTCTGAGCTGAGAGCAAGGAGAGACTCGTAAGGCTTACACTGCATCTGGCCAGTGCTTTGGACCACGCAGGTCATCCAGATGCCTTCCCAAATTGTCTGGGAGGTGACAATAGTGCTGCCGACAAAAGCCGTGACCCGCCACATGGGTAGCATGCAGCTGACAATGACACCCGCCCAACCAAAGAGGCACAAACCACTGGCCAACATCTGCATGCCAAGCGACGCCATGACGTGCCGGTGGAGCgatctctgcagcagcttgagAAATCCTCACGGTACTGAAAGTCCTTGAACACTGCTGGGATATTTGTATCTTTCCCAGGGCAGCTTCTTTTGCTTCTCTTCTTTTGTGTTTCCCACCGAAGATCTTAATTGCTGGTCTTTCTCAATATGATGCTCCCCTTTTCATGCGCCTCCATTTTTGTCTATCTTCTCTTATTTCTCTTTTACCGCTGTTGCCATTTTTGAAGTAACCCAGAGCCTTGGCTGGCTGTTTAAGCTGTCCGTCCAGCCTCCAGCAGCTTTTACCTGCATATAGGTGTGCCTCGATTCAGCTCATTTGTTTACGACCTTCCCTTTGTCTGCCTCTTCCTTTGTATTACTGATGATTTCTCATTCCGCTCTCTCTCCAAGATTCTTCCCTATGTATCTTTCCACCGAAGAGGATTTTCGCTATTGTCACCTGAGCGGTTGCCTGTGTGCTAATGGCTGTGTGCAAATCCACCACGCCTATCCTACTGGGAATAatgaggggaggaggatgaCAATGGTAGAGCGAAAGGCAGCTGTGaaaccatgacatcatcaattcCCTCCCTCGTTGTCTTTGTGTGACGAGAGTATTTTGGTGATATTTTGGAAGAAACTAGCTACAATAAATTTTGGATAAAGCAGAGAGAATGATCGATTATGAGCTTTAAGCTTGTTTGGCAGAAGTATTGTTGTCTTTATTCAGTTGCGCACCATCTAATTGTATAAACGCTTACTTTGAATGATTTGACTCAAAAGTGAAAACATTCTAGTTCATGTGAGTGATTGATTACACACATGTAGAATGTATCAATGTACCAGAGAGAAAATGACATGAAGCAAATCTCCTACGAGAAAAGTCAATTGAAAAATGGCCAATGTGCAGAGAAACCTGTTTGAAACATGCAAAACTACTCCgactacacacacaaacacacacacacacacacacacacacacacacacagtccttcTTAACCTTATAATCTGGCTCAACATAATCTTTCATCTGTCATTTTAAAGTTTGGTGATTTActttttgtttgcattaaaccaaatgaaatgttataaataaaatagaattgtGTCTAAAATAGAAAGTCCTTCATCTAGTGCATGCATTTCCAGACCAGGGAACACCAGATAGATTTGAattcagaacacacacacacacacagacacatgttgAAGCATAGTCATTGCTGTCTCCATTTATTCGTTTCTTTGACAGGAAGGACATTCATTGTCACATAACCAGTTCTTAAGGATTCTTGTAAAACCGGATCACCATGCAGTGAGACTCTGACATTCTTCAGCTCTGTAAAGGCTGCTccctttgaaaatgtttaaaaaatgctGTGACTCACTTTAAGTCCCATCTCAAATGTGAGCCTGTGTCAGTTCTCAGGAGTGGCCTCAAAATAGCATTTGATCATGGAAAAAGAGATAATG
Proteins encoded in this region:
- the LOC137900010 gene encoding claudin-4-like; this translates as MASLGMQMLASGLCLFGWAGVIVSCMLPMWRVTAFVGSTIVTSQTIWEGIWMTCVVQSTGQMQCKPYESLLALSSDLQAARALTVLAIAVGGVGLILAFVGGKCTRFLDEEGDSKGKVAIAAGAVLIATGLLCLIPTSWAAGAVVRKFYSASIDAQRREIGACLYIGWGASILLILGGGLFISSACPLKGQNVEKGPSIRYVAVRSSSGTSQLVSHHARATAAMRPALGAVSPQPQSNEGASTKSQLYTRPPLEDGSDQGWRRESERSWAPSTKSQMKRLDSATSEHSEAPSTASQMKAAGKEENLTMESENEDKSAIPVRTYL